One stretch of Meriones unguiculatus strain TT.TT164.6M chromosome 7, Bangor_MerUng_6.1, whole genome shotgun sequence DNA includes these proteins:
- the Srsf5 gene encoding serine/arginine-rich splicing factor 5 isoform X3 produces MSGCRVFIGRLNPAAREKDVERFFKGYGRIRDIDLKRGFGFVEFEDPRDADDAVYELDGKELCSERVTIEHARARSRGGRGRGRYSDRFSSRRPRNDRRNAPPVRTENRLIVENLSSRVSWQPICVVGLMTRSACGLS; encoded by the exons ATGAGTGGCTGTCGAGTGTTCATCGGGAGACTAAATCCAGCAGCGAGGGAGAAAGATGTGGAAAGATTCTTCAAGGGTTATGGGCGGATCAGAGATATTGATCTGAAAAGAGGTTTTGGCTTTGTG GAATTTGAGGACCCAAGGGATGCAGATGATGCGGTTTATGAACTTGATGGAAAAGAACTTTGCAGTGAAAG GGTTACTATTGAACATGCTCGGGCTCGGTCTCGAGGTGGACGAGGGAGAGGACGATACTCCGATCGTTTTAGTAGTCGCAGACCTCGAAATGATAGACG AAATGCCCCACCTGTAAGAACAGAAAATCGACTAATAGTTGAGAATTTATCCTCAAGAGTCAGCTGGCAG CCTATCTGTGTCGTTGGCCTTATGACGAGGAGTGCCTGTGGGTTATCCTAA
- the Srsf5 gene encoding serine/arginine-rich splicing factor 5 isoform X1 encodes MSGCRVFIGRLNPAAREKDVERFFKGYGRIRDIDLKRGFGFVEFEDPRDADDAVYELDGKELCSERVTIEHARARSRGGRGRGRYSDRFSSRRPRNDRRNAPPVRTENRLIVENLSSRVSWQDLKDFMRQAGEVTFADAHRPKLNEGVVEFASYGDLKNAIEKLSGKEINGRKIKLIEGSKRHSRSRSRSRSRTRSSSRSRSRSRSRRSKSYSRSRSRSRSRSKSRSGSRSPVPEKSQKRGSSSRSKSPASVDRQRSRSRSRSRSVDSGN; translated from the exons ATGAGTGGCTGTCGAGTGTTCATCGGGAGACTAAATCCAGCAGCGAGGGAGAAAGATGTGGAAAGATTCTTCAAGGGTTATGGGCGGATCAGAGATATTGATCTGAAAAGAGGTTTTGGCTTTGTG GAATTTGAGGACCCAAGGGATGCAGATGATGCGGTTTATGAACTTGATGGAAAAGAACTTTGCAGTGAAAG GGTTACTATTGAACATGCTCGGGCTCGGTCTCGAGGTGGACGAGGGAGAGGACGATACTCCGATCGTTTTAGTAGTCGCAGACCTCGAAATGATAGACG AAATGCCCCACCTGTAAGAACAGAAAATCGACTAATAGTTGAGAATTTATCCTCAAGAGTCAGCTGGCAG GATCTCAAAGATTTCATGAGACAAGCTGGGGAAGTAACCTTTGCGGACGCACATCGACCTAAACTAAATGAAGG GGTAGTTGAATTTGCCTCTTATGGTGACTTAAAGAATGCTATTGAAAAACTTTCTGGAAAGGAAATTAACGGGAGAAAAATCAAATTAATTGAAGGCAGCAAAAGACACAG CAGGTCAAGAAGCAGGTCACGATCTCGGACCAGGAGTTCCTCTAGGTCCCGTAGCCGATCCCGTTCCCGTAGGAGCAAGTCTTACAGCCGATCAaggagccggagccggagccggagcaAGTCCCGTTCTGGTAGTAGGTCTCCCGTGCCTGAGAAGAGCCAGAAACGTGGTTCTTCAAGTAGATCTAAGTCTCCAGCATCTGTGGATCGCCAGAGGTCCCGATCTCGGTCCAGGTCCAGATCAGTTGACAGTGGCAATTAA
- the Srsf5 gene encoding serine/arginine-rich splicing factor 5 isoform X2: MSGCRVFIGRLNPAAREKDVERFFKGYGRIRDIDLKRGFGFVEFEDPRDADDAVYELDGKELCSERVTIEHARARSRGGRGRGRYSDRFSSRRPRNDRRNAPPVRTENRLIVENLSSRVSWQDLKDFMRQAGEVTFADAHRPKLNEGVVEFASYGDLKNAIEKLSGKEINGRKIKLIEGSKRHRSRSRSRSRTRSSSRSRSRSRSRRSKSYSRSRSRSRSRSKSRSGSRSPVPEKSQKRGSSSRSKSPASVDRQRSRSRSRSRSVDSGN, encoded by the exons ATGAGTGGCTGTCGAGTGTTCATCGGGAGACTAAATCCAGCAGCGAGGGAGAAAGATGTGGAAAGATTCTTCAAGGGTTATGGGCGGATCAGAGATATTGATCTGAAAAGAGGTTTTGGCTTTGTG GAATTTGAGGACCCAAGGGATGCAGATGATGCGGTTTATGAACTTGATGGAAAAGAACTTTGCAGTGAAAG GGTTACTATTGAACATGCTCGGGCTCGGTCTCGAGGTGGACGAGGGAGAGGACGATACTCCGATCGTTTTAGTAGTCGCAGACCTCGAAATGATAGACG AAATGCCCCACCTGTAAGAACAGAAAATCGACTAATAGTTGAGAATTTATCCTCAAGAGTCAGCTGGCAG GATCTCAAAGATTTCATGAGACAAGCTGGGGAAGTAACCTTTGCGGACGCACATCGACCTAAACTAAATGAAGG GGTAGTTGAATTTGCCTCTTATGGTGACTTAAAGAATGCTATTGAAAAACTTTCTGGAAAGGAAATTAACGGGAGAAAAATCAAATTAATTGAAGGCAGCAAAAGACACAG GTCAAGAAGCAGGTCACGATCTCGGACCAGGAGTTCCTCTAGGTCCCGTAGCCGATCCCGTTCCCGTAGGAGCAAGTCTTACAGCCGATCAaggagccggagccggagccggagcaAGTCCCGTTCTGGTAGTAGGTCTCCCGTGCCTGAGAAGAGCCAGAAACGTGGTTCTTCAAGTAGATCTAAGTCTCCAGCATCTGTGGATCGCCAGAGGTCCCGATCTCGGTCCAGGTCCAGATCAGTTGACAGTGGCAATTAA